The proteins below come from a single Natranaerofaba carboxydovora genomic window:
- a CDS encoding TAXI family TRAP transporter solute-binding subunit → MEKFKKFKMLALLMSIVLIGSVVALVGCGGNGDVDEDGDGASPTEFRWGTSDTGSTGHAALTALTTILNREMDGYNYTVLPTPGAVYSMSQYAEGEMDGFYGADVAFLEYGEERDRFEDFDYEGAERELVQTFWGYTLEVGLAVHGNDYDDYDEWRDLEGEVLFTGPAAWDVRAALRIPLQDALEMDYEYNEIDLDMVASSLDAGHIAGINAYTSSESTVPGWLLEAELATDIQVLNPSDEEIEILNEAGYEIVEIDADVFESDMDVDTVKRIPFFYGFHMGPEVAAEDVYEMLNVIHEYSDELAQQDESFAQINEDMVEIQVRGIESSVDHVDIHPGLQMFLEDHDAWNSDWDDSVAE, encoded by the coding sequence ATGGAAAAGTTCAAAAAATTTAAAATGTTAGCCTTATTAATGTCTATTGTTCTTATCGGTAGTGTAGTAGCGTTGGTAGGATGTGGAGGAAATGGAGATGTAGATGAAGATGGAGATGGAGCATCACCTACGGAATTTAGATGGGGAACCTCTGACACTGGATCAACCGGGCATGCAGCACTAACAGCGTTAACTACAATCTTGAATAGGGAGATGGATGGTTACAACTATACTGTACTGCCAACACCAGGCGCTGTATACAGTATGAGTCAGTATGCAGAAGGTGAAATGGATGGTTTTTATGGCGCAGATGTTGCATTCTTAGAGTACGGCGAAGAACGTGATCGATTTGAAGACTTTGATTATGAAGGCGCAGAGAGAGAGCTAGTTCAAACATTTTGGGGATATACTTTGGAAGTAGGTCTTGCAGTACATGGTAATGATTATGATGATTATGATGAATGGAGAGATCTAGAGGGAGAAGTTTTATTTACCGGTCCGGCTGCTTGGGATGTAAGAGCAGCACTTAGAATACCTCTACAGGATGCTCTTGAAATGGACTACGAATATAACGAAATTGACTTAGATATGGTTGCATCTTCTTTGGATGCAGGTCACATTGCTGGTATCAATGCTTATACTTCAAGTGAAAGTACTGTGCCGGGATGGCTTTTGGAGGCAGAGCTAGCAACTGATATTCAAGTTTTAAACCCTAGTGATGAAGAGATAGAAATATTAAATGAAGCTGGATATGAAATTGTAGAGATTGATGCAGATGTGTTTGAATCCGACATGGATGTGGATACTGTAAAAAGGATTCCTTTCTTCTACGGTTTTCATATGGGACCTGAAGTTGCGGCGGAAGATGTCTATGAAATGTTAAATGTAATCCATGAATATTCTGATGAACTTGCACAGCAAGACGAGTCATTTGCCCAGATTAACGAAGATATGGTAGAGATTCAGGTAAGAGGCATTGAATCTTCAGTTGACCATGTAGATATTCATCCAGGTTTACAAATGTTCTTGGAAGACCATGATGCTTGGAACTCAGATTGGGACGACAGTGTTGCTGAGTAA
- a CDS encoding sigma-54-dependent transcriptional regulator, protein MTKILVIDDEAAICSSLKFALEDKYAVITTTDPMEGVRLAQDNNINLVLLDLKLGDVDGIYVLEELKKIDSELVIIIMTAYGSIPSSVEAVKKGAYTYLTKPLNTNNLLEQVEQALKDQEFFCLNNNTEDDNINKHNFNGIIGQSPKMKNVFKMIEKVKDVNTNVLISGESGTGKELVARAIHYSGKRKEGPLEIVNCAAIPENLLESELFGHKKGSFTGALSDKAGKFKLADKGTIFLDEVGEMPMPLQSKLLRVLQQREITPLGETKPVKLDVRVISASNRDLKEEVKNGTFRDDLYYRLKVVEINIPPLRERRKDISFLIKYFMEKYNKEFDKNIKGITSEARKYLLGYDYQGNVRELENIIEAAMVVSEDEYIDWFHLPEGIIAGSDAASFAKKKENMSELIGKNLEEVEKYFIKLTLKQNQGHRKKTAEMLGLSEKGLRNKIKRYNIDTDE, encoded by the coding sequence ATGACTAAAATATTGGTGATTGATGATGAAGCTGCTATTTGTTCTTCTCTAAAATTCGCCCTTGAAGATAAATACGCTGTAATAACTACTACAGACCCTATGGAGGGAGTTAGGCTTGCTCAAGACAACAATATAAACCTGGTCCTTCTTGACTTAAAGTTAGGAGATGTAGATGGCATATACGTATTAGAAGAGTTAAAAAAAATTGATAGTGAACTAGTAATAATTATAATGACAGCTTACGGAAGCATTCCATCATCAGTAGAAGCTGTTAAAAAAGGGGCTTACACATATTTGACAAAGCCTCTTAATACCAATAATCTATTAGAACAAGTCGAACAGGCTCTAAAGGATCAAGAGTTTTTTTGCCTTAATAACAATACAGAGGACGATAATATAAATAAACATAATTTTAATGGAATAATTGGTCAGTCCCCCAAAATGAAAAATGTTTTCAAAATGATTGAAAAAGTTAAGGATGTTAATACAAATGTCTTAATTTCCGGGGAGAGTGGAACAGGCAAAGAGTTAGTTGCTAGAGCAATTCATTATTCTGGGAAACGAAAAGAAGGTCCTTTAGAGATAGTAAATTGTGCCGCAATTCCGGAAAATTTGTTAGAAAGCGAACTCTTTGGCCACAAGAAAGGTTCTTTTACCGGAGCCCTATCGGATAAGGCAGGTAAATTTAAGTTAGCTGACAAAGGGACCATTTTTTTGGATGAGGTTGGTGAAATGCCTATGCCTCTTCAATCAAAGCTTTTACGGGTTCTTCAACAAAGAGAAATTACTCCTTTGGGTGAAACAAAACCAGTTAAATTGGATGTTAGAGTTATAAGTGCTTCAAATAGGGATTTAAAAGAAGAGGTTAAAAATGGTACTTTTAGAGATGATTTGTATTATCGTTTGAAAGTGGTAGAGATTAATATACCACCATTAAGGGAAAGACGTAAGGATATATCCTTCCTTATAAAATACTTTATGGAAAAATATAACAAGGAATTTGATAAAAATATAAAAGGTATTACCTCAGAGGCAAGAAAATACTTGCTTGGATATGATTATCAAGGTAATGTTAGAGAGCTAGAAAATATAATAGAAGCGGCTATGGTAGTCTCAGAGGATGAATATATCGATTGGTTCCATCTTCCTGAGGGCATTATAGCAGGTTCTGATGCAGCAAGTTTTGCTAAGAAGAAAGAAAATATGTCAGAGTTAATAGGCAAAAACTTAGAAGAAGTAGAAAAATATTTTATAAAATTAACCCTTAAGCAAAACCAAGGTCATAGGAAAAAAACTGCTGAAATGTTAGGCTTAAGTGAAAAAGGTTTGAGAAATAAAATTAAGAGATATAATATTGATACTGATGAATAG